A section of the Acidobacteriota bacterium genome encodes:
- a CDS encoding nuclear transport factor 2 family protein, which translates to MTWNRVLFSVVTFIALVLCTSIPQGVNAADGAEKAIPAKFIAAWNSHDPAKMLAIFTDDVYYEDVAFGEISHGKAELSKFAASEYDGVPDLELKLVRASIDDGHGTIEWTFTGTDKAVYKTGKKFTVRGVSVVDVRGGKISRSLDYYDISTVMRQVGLLPAQ; encoded by the coding sequence ATGACGTGGAATCGCGTGTTGTTCAGTGTGGTCACATTCATCGCTCTTGTTCTGTGCACTTCAATCCCTCAAGGCGTCAACGCCGCGGACGGCGCCGAAAAGGCTATCCCGGCAAAATTTATCGCCGCCTGGAATTCCCACGATCCCGCCAAAATGCTCGCGATCTTCACCGACGACGTCTACTACGAGGACGTGGCTTTCGGCGAGATCAGTCATGGGAAAGCCGAACTCAGTAAGTTTGCCGCCTCGGAATATGACGGCGTCCCTGATCTCGAACTGAAGCTGGTGCGCGCTTCGATTGACGACGGACACGGCACCATCGAATGGACTTTTACTGGCACTGACAAGGCCGTCTACAAGACGGGGAAGAAGTTCACGGTGCGCGGCGTTTCCGTGGTTGACGTGCGCGGCGGGAAAATTTCCCGCAGCCTGGATTATTACGATATCTCTACCGTCATGCGCCAGGTCGGGCTGCTTCCCGCGCAGTAG
- a CDS encoding carboxylesterase family protein, whose product MVSASDEVKTESGAVRGITQDGVVSFKGIPFAAPPVGPLRWKPPQPPAPWTTVRPSTDYGHDCMQRPFIEDLAPLRTTPNEDCLYVNVWTPLPAAVSKLPVMVWIYGGGWVNGGSSPAVYDGTQFARQGVVLVSFNYRVGRFGYFAHPALAAESPSGPLGNYGYMDQIAALKWVQHNIEAFGGDPKKVTIFGESAGGGSVLAMMASPMAQGLFQQAIVESAPARDGAGGMTQMKGKSGFFSKATGESAALAFAKSKGINGTDAAALDALRRLSPDDVVDGLNMMSIFSAIKTFVGPMVDGQLLPESPQAAFQAGRQMKVPLLIGATNRDIGISFARNIQEVMFPFGLNQMKAYAVYDPQHTNDAKVVGAAVASDRLMVEPMRFIARQQSAAGQPTYAYRFSYVPVADRAQVDGAHHATELAFVFNTVANAAYVSKLDTADSAMALTVNAYWVAFAKSGDPNAGGRPRTKWPAYAADSDTILDFTSDGAVAGPDPWKARLDLVEKIAGKP is encoded by the coding sequence ATGGTTTCCGCTTCGGACGAAGTGAAAACTGAGTCGGGCGCCGTGCGCGGCATCACGCAGGATGGTGTTGTCTCCTTCAAGGGAATCCCTTTTGCTGCGCCGCCGGTCGGACCTCTACGGTGGAAGCCTCCACAGCCACCCGCGCCCTGGACGACTGTCCGCCCCTCCACCGACTACGGGCATGACTGCATGCAGCGTCCGTTTATTGAGGACCTCGCGCCGCTACGCACTACTCCCAACGAAGATTGTCTCTACGTGAACGTCTGGACTCCCTTACCCGCCGCCGTTTCCAAGCTGCCCGTGATGGTCTGGATTTACGGCGGCGGTTGGGTTAATGGCGGCAGTTCGCCGGCGGTTTACGACGGCACGCAGTTCGCCAGGCAGGGCGTCGTGCTGGTGAGCTTTAACTACCGCGTGGGGCGTTTCGGATACTTCGCGCATCCTGCGTTGGCCGCCGAATCGCCTTCGGGACCGCTGGGCAATTATGGATACATGGACCAGATCGCCGCGCTCAAATGGGTCCAGCACAATATCGAAGCTTTCGGCGGCGATCCGAAAAAAGTGACGATCTTTGGCGAGTCTGCCGGCGGTGGCTCCGTGCTGGCGATGATGGCTTCACCGATGGCACAGGGATTGTTTCAGCAGGCGATTGTCGAGTCCGCTCCCGCGCGCGATGGGGCGGGCGGCATGACGCAGATGAAAGGGAAGTCGGGTTTTTTCAGCAAGGCGACGGGAGAGTCCGCGGCGCTGGCATTTGCCAAGTCGAAAGGCATCAACGGCACGGACGCCGCCGCGCTCGACGCGCTGCGCAGACTGTCGCCGGACGATGTGGTCGACGGCCTGAACATGATGTCGATTTTCAGCGCGATCAAGACGTTTGTCGGACCGATGGTCGATGGACAATTGCTGCCCGAATCTCCGCAGGCTGCGTTTCAGGCGGGACGCCAGATGAAAGTCCCGCTGCTGATCGGCGCCACCAATCGCGACATTGGAATCTCTTTCGCGCGAAACATTCAGGAAGTCATGTTTCCCTTCGGCCTGAATCAGATGAAAGCGTACGCAGTGTACGATCCTCAGCACACGAACGATGCGAAGGTTGTCGGGGCGGCTGTCGCTTCCGACCGTCTCATGGTCGAGCCTATGCGTTTTATTGCGCGACAGCAATCGGCGGCGGGACAGCCTACCTATGCCTATCGCTTTTCTTATGTTCCGGTCGCCGACCGCGCTCAGGTTGACGGCGCGCATCATGCGACCGAACTTGCATTTGTCTTCAACACCGTGGCAAATGCGGCGTACGTGAGCAAACTCGATACCGCCGATAGCGCGATGGCGCTGACGGTGAATGCATACTGGGTTGCGTTCGCGAAGTCGGGCGACCCCAACGCCGGCGGGCGTCCGCGTACGAAGTGGCCTGCGTACGCGGCGGACAGCGACACGATACTCGACTTCACTAGTGACGGCGCCGTTGCCGGGCCCGATCCTTGGAAGGCTCGTCTTGATCTGGTGGAGAAAATCGCCGGCAAACCGTAG